In Candidatus Limnocylindrales bacterium, the genomic window CCCCGTCCCAAAGTCAGGTCACTCACGTGTTACTCACCCGTCTGCCGCTTTACTAGGGAGTTGCCTCCCGTTCTCGCTCGACTTGCATGTGTTAGGCACGCCGCAAGCGTTCGTTCTGAGCCAGGATCAAACTCTCCGTAAACAAACTCTTAAAAAATTAAAAAGTTTGATACGGGGTAGTTACGATCTCACTCAAAGGCTGAAACTTCTTCCGTTCGATTTTCAAAGAGCAACTTACCTTGCACTATTATTATAAGAATCCCCTTTCAATTTGTCAAGAACTTCCTCAAAAACCTGTCTTTGAATTAAATTTTAATAGAAATTCTCTTGCTATAGGAAGATAAAAACCCTAAGGTTCTCTAGAACCTAACCCTATCTTTTATCCTTTGAGGAGGTAACCCTATGATCAAAATTGTAATTCCAGATGATTTCCCTTCTGTTATTTCCGGTACCCCCATGTTGGAGAGGCTTAAACCCTATGGAGAGGTTAAGGTCTGGACGACCAGGCCGGAATCTACCGAAGAGCTTATTCGGCGAATGCAAGGGGCAGAGGTCGTTATTAATATTCGGGCTTATTGTAAATTTACTGAAGAAGTTTTTCAGAAATCTCCCTCCCTTCGACTCATCTCCATTTGGGGAACCGGTGTGGATAATGTAGATCTGGAGGCGGCCCAACGGTACGGGGTCACTGTAACAAATACTCCCAACACCTCCACAGAATCCGTTGCAGAACACGCTTTAGCCCTTATGTTGGCCGTAGCCCGACAGATCCCCCACCTTCATACCCAGATGAAAAAAGGGGTCTGGACCCGGGGTTTTATTACCCAGCTTTTCGGTAAAACAGCCGGAATTATCGGCACCGGAGTTATCGGCCAGCAAACGGCCAGGTTATGCCGTGGAATTGGTATGCAGGTTCTTGCCTGGACCTACCATCCTTCTGAAGAAAAAGCCAGAGAAATCGGGTTTACCTACGTTCCATGGGAAACCCTTTTAAGACAATCTGACGTGATTTCCCTCCACCTGAGACTTTCAAAAACCACCGAAGGTCTGATCGGAAAAAAGGAATTTGGCCTTATGAAACCTTCTGCTATTTTTATCAATACCGCTCGGGGAGCTATTGTGCAAAAAGAAGCTTTACTGGAAGCTCTTAGAGAAAAAAAGATTGCCGGAGCGGGTTTGGATGTTTTTGATAAGGAACCTATCGATCCCGATGATCCCCTCCTGGCATTAGAGAATGTGGTAGTAACCCCTCATTGCGCGCCTTCAAGTCCAGAGGTCCTGGAAAGGGGCCTCAGTATGGCCGTGGATAACGTGATAAGCTATCTGGGTGGGACCGTAAAAAACAGGGTCGTTTAATGGGAAAATAAGTAAGGGGAAAAACAGAGGGTTTAAATAAAATAAAAAATCCCGGCAAAAGTTTATAAACTTTTACCGAGATTCCTCCAGGATTTTATAATAAAATTAAAATTCCTATAAAAACTACTAAGATTGGAGTTTGATTACATTGGCGGCCTGGGGGCCTTTCTCGCTCTCAATGACCTCAAACTCTACGGTTTGACCCTCGCTGAGAGTCTTAAACCCTTCTCCCTGGATAGCTGTATAGTGCACAAAAACATCGGTATCATTTTCACGTTCAATGAAGCCATAACCTTTTGCTTCATTAAACCATTTGACACGTCCTCGTACTGACATAATAACCTCCTGGAAAAAAAACTTATCCTACAATGTATAAACGACATGCCCAGTAAATACAGATTTTAAAATTTGTCAAGAAATTTTTTTTCTTATTAAGAAAATTTTTTACTTGATTTTTGCCTTTTCTTCGTATTAATTAAAGTTAGGATGGTCAGACAGGGAGGAAATAGATAAAGATCCTAAGCTGAGGAAACTTAAGAATCCTCAGGATATTTAAAATATTCTTAACCAAAAGGAGAATACTATGAAAGCCCCGGTTCTCTACAGACGTCAGAGAGAAATTTTAGAATATATTAAAGCGTTTATTAAAGCCAATGATTCGGCCCCTTCTTTAAAAGAAATTGCCGATAACTTTGGACTTTCTTCTCTGGCTACGGTTCATAAGCATTTAGGAGCTTTAGAGAAGAAAGGCTTGATAAGACGAACCAGTCAGGCCAGATCCATTGAAATTATAGAAAGCGATGAGAACTTTGTTTCGCTTCCTTTAAAAGGTCTTATTGCTGCCGGTAAACCCATTGAAAATTTCGATGATCCCCAAGAAACCCTCTCCATCCCCATGGAACTTATATCGGGAAAAGATCCTAAGAAGTTGTATGTGCTAAAAGTTCAAGGAAACAGTATGATTGATGAGTTTATCAACGATGGAGACTATATAGTAGTCGAAGAAAAAAATCATGCCAACAATGGAGAGACGGTGGTTGCTTTCCTCTCCGATGGAGGAGTGACCCTAAAAAAGTACTACAAGGAAAAAGATCATATTCGATTACAACCGGCTAACCCGGAATTAAAACCCTATATTCTGAAAGAAGATGTTCATATCCAGGGTAAGGTGATTGCAGTTTATCGAAAATACAATTGAGGGTTTTGGTTCGGCTTTGGAATCCGGTGCATAGACTATCCCCGGAAGGGATAAAGGGATACTTGACAAATTTTGTTCCTTGCTTTATATTTTACTCCAGGAAAGTAGGCACTTCGTAGATAATTAACTTGGTAGAACCATCTTTTATCTAACCGGTTTTCTTCCTTTCAGGAAAAAAGAGGTCTTCTGATATACAAGAATAAGCAAACACATCAAAACTTTAGGGCAGAAAATTCCCAGTGACTATAACAAAAGGGAAACACCTGTTTCCATTCCAGGTACAGAAGTTAGGTCCTGTAGGGCCTGCGGTCCTATAGGGCGGATTCTGTGGGGAAGCGAGTCGTTACTGGGAATTTTTTTGTTCTTTAGTTTTTAAAGCCTTGTAAAGTCTGCTCATAGGCTTGTTGCCGTGTTAGATAAGGAAAAGGGGATCTATGCACTGGAAAGGTATTCAAAAACCTAAAGAACTTAAATGCGACTATGAAACGTTAACCGGAACATACGGACGTTTCTACGCCGAACCCTTTGAGAGGGGATTTGGAATTACCATTGGAAACTCTCTGAGACGTATTCTCCTGGCCTCTCTACGTGGTATAGCGGTAACCTCTGTCAAGATCGAGGGAGTTTTACATGAATTTTCAACTATTCCGGGAGTTGTAGAAGATGTATCTGAGATTATTCTTAATATAAAGGAGCTCATTTTAAAACCGCGTTCCGATAACCTGGAGTACCCACGGAAGCTCTACCTCAAAGTCTCCAATTCCTCTTCAGAAAGTAAAGAGGTCACGGCTAGGGACATTCAAGGAGATCCGGATATCGAAATCCTGAATCCTGACCTGCACATTGCAACCCTGAGTAAAGAAGGGTCCCTGGATATGGAAATGGAAGTTCAGTTGGGTCGGGGTTATGTACCCAGTGAGCTCAATAAGAGAGAGGATCAGCCCATCGGGGTTCTTCCCATCGATTCTATTTTTACACCGATTAAAAAGGTCACTTATGATGTGGATGCTTCCCGCGTTGGAGGTCGAACCGATTATGATAAATTAACCCTGGAAGTCTGGACCAATGGGACCATATCCCCGGCCGATGCCATTGCCCACGCCGCTAAGATTCTGAAGGATCAGTTAAATATTTTTATTAACTTTGAAGAAGAACCCGAGGTTGAGGAAAAAGAGGTTGATGAAGAAGAGGAGAAATTTAATGAAAATCTCTTGAAAAGCATTGATGAATTGGAGTTATCGGTTCGATCCAGCAATTGCCTGAACAATGCCAATATCCGGACTATAGGAGAACTGGTTCAGAAAACGGAAGCTGAACTGTTAAAAACCAGAAATTTTGGGAAAAAATCCCTCAATGAAATTAAAACGATTCTTGCTGAAATGGGTCTGTCCCTGGGTATGAAGTTAGAGAATTTCCCACCTAAAAATAAAGGAACTTCCAAGAAAAAATCCACCACCAAGGTAGGAACATCTGAATAAAAGAGATGGGGAAGAAGAGGTGAAAGGGAGAACAGGAGAGGGGAGAATTCTTATCTTCCCCTCTCCTGTTCTCCCGCTTTTTTTACTCCTTATTTCCATCGCTCCAGAACCTGGCCGGCACCTTGTGCAAGGAGTCGCTCTGCCAATTGGATCCCGAGTTTTTCTTCCTGTTGGCCGTTTTCCCACTCTCCTACCTCACCACTTACCTGATCCCGAATCATCCATTTCCCGTCTGGTGTACTAATTAGACCTGTTAAACGGAGAATATGGGCCTGTATCTCCCCGTGACAGGCAATGGGGACTTGACAACCCCCTTCTAGCCTTCGTAAAAAAGCCCGTTCTGCTGTAACAACCCGGGCCGTCAAGCTATGGTTCAAACGAGCGACCATTTCATTGATGATCCCATCCTCCCGACGGCATTCAATCCCCAGGGCGCCCTGTCCAATAGCCGGTAAACTAATATGGTAAGGAAGATACTCGGTAATCCTGGCTTCCCAGCCCATTCGTTTGATACCGGCTGCGGCCAAAACAATGGCATCTAAATCCTCCTGCTCCAATTTACGTAATCGGGTGTTTACATTTCCACGAAGGGGAACTATCCGAAAATCCGGTCGATAATGGAGGAGTTGAGATTGTCTGCGCAAACTGCTGGTTCCGATCCTGGCCCCTGGAGGTAAATCGGCTAAGGTTAGATTTCTTTTAGAGATAAGTACATCCCGGGGGTCTTCTCTTTCTGTGATAGCCGGAATCCACAGCGGTTCTGGAATCTCCATAGGGACGTCTTTCATACTATGAACGGCCAGATCAACGCGATTTTCCAGGAGTGCCTCTTCGATTTCCTTAACGAAGAGCCCTTTACCACCCACCCGGGCCAGGGGAGTATCCAACAGGATGTCCCCCCGGGTCTTAATAATTTCCAGAACTATTTTTTGATCCGGGTACAGGCCTTCCAACCGGTTCTTGACCCAGTTAGCCTGCCAGAGAGCTAGCTGGCTCCCACGTGTTCCAATCCTTACAACCGATTTCATATTATCCAACAATAAAAATGGACCCTTTCTTGTTCCGGTCGGTTAAAATTCCCTCATAGAAAATTGCCCATGGAGAAGATCCACAACTTTACGATAGAGTTGAAAGAAATTCCAGTTGGGATTACGGTCCAGCCGGATCCAATACCAGTTGGAAAGACGCATCAGGTTCTTTTTCCGAAATTGTAAACATCGGGTAGGATCGGCTACCTTTCCCAACTTTATGGGACCATTACGGTAACGCGGATAAATCGGTGACACAACTCCGACCTGTGAAGGTAATAACGACCTTCTTATGTTTCTCTTCCTGGAGAACGACCCAGGTCGTTACCACGAACTTTCTTCCTGACGTATTAATCCCTAACTCCAGGCCCCGCAATAAATTCACCATTTTCGATAACAATATCGGCATTAAAACCTTCTCCCCCTTCGACCCCATCTTTTCCCAGGGAGATGAGAGAATAAGTCTGATTGTCCTCTCCAACTTCGTAGATAAATTCATTTCCCCAACCATCCCTAAGGGGAATTTCCGGAAGGTATTTTGGGACCAGCTCTTCTAAGGTTTCCGGCGGTGCACCTTTTTCAGCTATGTAGCTCTCAATGGCCGTCGTCAGAACTCTCATATCGGCCAGGGTCTTGGCCTGCTTGGCATTATCATCGGAGGACTTCAGGGTTGTGGATGATGACAGGGCTCCGACAAGCCCCCCTGCCAGGGCTAAACTCATAAAACCCCCTACCGGGGAATAAGCCTCTGAAACAAATCCATCCTCCCGGGTTGTAGAAACCATCATCATCCCGAATAGGGTTTCGGCTATTTTACTTAACTCGGGGGGCTTCACCTGATCCAGACCCGGCGCGGTTTCTTTCATTTGTTGTGCTAAGGAAGCCATCCCCTTATCGGCTAAAGGAGCCATCAGCTTTAAAATATCTTTAAGATTAATATAAACACGCCCGATTACCTTTTCTTCCGAGAAATGAGTTTTAAGCTCTTTATAATCTGGAGCGTTTGCCAGGGCCGTATCTCCCTTTAAGGCGTGATTGACTTCGCCTATCATGGATTTGGAAAGGCTGAGAACCCAAAAATCATTAATAAACGCATAATTAAGCCGAACCGGAAAATCAGGACTGGGAATATCCAGATACTGAATAGGGGTATCTCCGATCTTGTCTCGCTTAAATTGCAACTGGAGAAGGGTTCCTATTTGCGTAAGGGTCTGTTGAAGGCCAGAAGGATTTTTGAGCTTCAACATAAACAGGAAGGGGAAATTATCCGGAGAAGGTTTCCCACCGGCCGTTAACTCATTTAACCCTTTTACATTTAAAGCCAGAACCACTTCATTTCCCAAATATTCCAGAAGATTTTTCTCTGGATCTAATTTTAATCCATCTCGCAGAAAAGCCAGACCTAATTCAAACTTCTGATATTCTTGCGGAGGCATGGTTTCCTGAAAGACCGTCAGGAGATAGCGCCAGAGTTGTACCCAATTAATCAAGCTACTCTGGTAATAAAGAATATCAGCCGGAATCATAGACTCGGAGGTTATTGAACTTCCTTCTAAATCTTTAAGCATCTGAGTCCAGAAACCCTTCTCAGAAGGATAGGTTTGAATAAAAAACCGATCTTTCAATCCGGCCCCTTCTACCGCTAAACTCCAGCTCAAGGAGTTCAAATTGTAGTAGTCCAAAAATTTGAGGGCTTGCTGATCAGAGGGTTTGCCGGTAGTACGTATCTGCTTTTTAGCCAGATCCAAAACCTTTCGCATATCCATATACAGATGGAATTCGCTTTTATCCCGTGCAATGGCTTCGGCTACTGATTGGTAAGAAGCATTACTGGCCATACTTTTCTTTCCCCCCTGACCGCTCTGAAGGTCGACAACCCTTTTCATCAGGGAAGGTTTTAACGAAACGGCAAAGGTGTTACCCAGAAAAGCATAACTGATGGCTTCTCCTTCTTTATTGGTAAGGGTCGTTAGTGAAACGGTTTTATACTTTTCTGTGGTAACCTGGGTTTGGGAATCCTCTCGCTTAATTTTAGGAAGGATCTTCTTCTCCAGGAGATCCTTCAGTTGATCTTGATTTTTGCTTACATCGGCCAGAATAAGAACCTCCGGAAGGGCTTGTGATCCTTTTTTATTTAATTCCTCCAGGTCTAAGTTCACCAATGCAAAGGTCAGTTTCCCTCCGAAAATATCCAGAAGTTCCGTAGGCTCAAAGCCCATCTCCTCGACAAATTTGGAACGGAACTCCTCATAGCTCTTACTTATTACTTTCCAAAACCCGGAAGTGTTCTCAGATAGCTCTGGGGATTGAAGAATCTTAAAAAGGGCTGTTCCCTGAAATTTCTCCAGGGATTGTTTTAATCCCTGAAAAGAAATCAATCCCAGACTCCCATCAGGAACAAGCCGTTCTAGAGGCTCTTCGGCTATAGAGAGTCCAGATAGCCAAAAGATCAAAATTAAGAATAAAAGACCGGCCGTAAGTTTTTTCATATTTGCTTTTTGAAAGTGGCTCAAGCCTGGCCAGAGAACCTAGCTCCAACCCCCTCAAAAAATTTAGAAACCCTATCTGGTTTTTAGATACTTTTCCTTCTATAAAAATCAATGTTCTCTAAAGGGATAAATATTTCTCAAATCCTTACAAAGGCTTAAAGAGACTTCTTTTAATTTAATTACTATACCTTACGTTTTAAAAAACACAACTTTTTTTAGATATACCTGTAAAGATTTTATTAAAATTCTAATCGATCTGGGTCAAAAAGTCGTCTTCGTACGCCCTGTTCACCTGGGCAAAATCCAGGGACTCAACGGAAAGGAGGGGAGGCTCAAAAAGATACCCCTAAGGACTGCCCTTCTCTCCCAAGGCTTTGGGAAAGGGACCGGGGATGAGGGCAGAGAGGTTTCGGACTTACAAAGAACCTATGAAACGGTGTTATTTTTGACCTTTTCTTTCAAAACGAGTAAAGTTCTTTGGCAAGAGATATGCAAAAATTATCTTCAGGTTATTCAGAAACCCATTTTCCCGGAAAGTGGATTTCTGAGGGAAAAATACTTTTTAAAAGGTGTTGATAAAATATGGAAAAGCCCTGGTTAGCCCATTATCCAGAAGATGTACTTCAAACAATCTCCTATCCGGAGGAATCCCTTTATCAAATTCTTCATCGTTCTGCTCAGAAATATCCCGATCATCCGGCGATTATTTTCTTTGGGAACCGGATAACCTATCGGGAATTGCTTGAGCAGGTAGATCGCCTGGCGACAGCTCTCCATAAGCAAGGGGTTCAAAAACAGGATCGGATAGCTCTCTTCTTACCTAACTGTCCACAAAGTGTTATCGCTTACTATGCGGCCCTCCGACTGGGAGCCATTGTGGTTCAGGTTAATCCCCTTTACGTGGAAAGGGAATTGAAATATCAATTGGAAGATGCCGGGGTGGAGGTTTTGATTGCCCTGGATTTACTTTACCCAAAAATCCGTAATATTCGAGAAACAGTCCCTCTCAGGCAGGTTATTCTAA contains:
- a CDS encoding DUF3352 domain-containing protein; the encoded protein is MKKLTAGLLFLILIFWLSGLSIAEEPLERLVPDGSLGLISFQGLKQSLEKFQGTALFKILQSPELSENTSGFWKVISKSYEEFRSKFVEEMGFEPTELLDIFGGKLTFALVNLDLEELNKKGSQALPEVLILADVSKNQDQLKDLLEKKILPKIKREDSQTQVTTEKYKTVSLTTLTNKEGEAISYAFLGNTFAVSLKPSLMKRVVDLQSGQGGKKSMASNASYQSVAEAIARDKSEFHLYMDMRKVLDLAKKQIRTTGKPSDQQALKFLDYYNLNSLSWSLAVEGAGLKDRFFIQTYPSEKGFWTQMLKDLEGSSITSESMIPADILYYQSSLINWVQLWRYLLTVFQETMPPQEYQKFELGLAFLRDGLKLDPEKNLLEYLGNEVVLALNVKGLNELTAGGKPSPDNFPFLFMLKLKNPSGLQQTLTQIGTLLQLQFKRDKIGDTPIQYLDIPSPDFPVRLNYAFINDFWVLSLSKSMIGEVNHALKGDTALANAPDYKELKTHFSEEKVIGRVYINLKDILKLMAPLADKGMASLAQQMKETAPGLDQVKPPELSKIAETLFGMMMVSTTREDGFVSEAYSPVGGFMSLALAGGLVGALSSSTTLKSSDDNAKQAKTLADMRVLTTAIESYIAEKGAPPETLEELVPKYLPEIPLRDGWGNEFIYEVGEDNQTYSLISLGKDGVEGGEGFNADIVIENGEFIAGPGVRD
- the hemC gene encoding hydroxymethylbilane synthase, giving the protein MKSVVRIGTRGSQLALWQANWVKNRLEGLYPDQKIVLEIIKTRGDILLDTPLARVGGKGLFVKEIEEALLENRVDLAVHSMKDVPMEIPEPLWIPAITEREDPRDVLISKRNLTLADLPPGARIGTSSLRRQSQLLHYRPDFRIVPLRGNVNTRLRKLEQEDLDAIVLAAAGIKRMGWEARITEYLPYHISLPAIGQGALGIECRREDGIINEMVARLNHSLTARVVTAERAFLRRLEGGCQVPIACHGEIQAHILRLTGLISTPDGKWMIRDQVSGEVGEWENGQQEEKLGIQLAERLLAQGAGQVLERWK
- a CDS encoding cold shock domain-containing protein — encoded protein: MSVRGRVKWFNEAKGYGFIERENDTDVFVHYTAIQGEGFKTLSEGQTVEFEVIESEKGPQAANVIKLQS
- a CDS encoding DNA-directed RNA polymerase subunit alpha, which codes for MHWKGIQKPKELKCDYETLTGTYGRFYAEPFERGFGITIGNSLRRILLASLRGIAVTSVKIEGVLHEFSTIPGVVEDVSEIILNIKELILKPRSDNLEYPRKLYLKVSNSSSESKEVTARDIQGDPDIEILNPDLHIATLSKEGSLDMEMEVQLGRGYVPSELNKREDQPIGVLPIDSIFTPIKKVTYDVDASRVGGRTDYDKLTLEVWTNGTISPADAIAHAAKILKDQLNIFINFEEEPEVEEKEVDEEEEKFNENLLKSIDELELSVRSSNCLNNANIRTIGELVQKTEAELLKTRNFGKKSLNEIKTILAEMGLSLGMKLENFPPKNKGTSKKKSTTKVGTSE
- the lexA gene encoding transcriptional repressor LexA; this encodes MKAPVLYRRQREILEYIKAFIKANDSAPSLKEIADNFGLSSLATVHKHLGALEKKGLIRRTSQARSIEIIESDENFVSLPLKGLIAAGKPIENFDDPQETLSIPMELISGKDPKKLYVLKVQGNSMIDEFINDGDYIVVEEKNHANNGETVVAFLSDGGVTLKKYYKEKDHIRLQPANPELKPYILKEDVHIQGKVIAVYRKYN
- a CDS encoding phosphoglycerate dehydrogenase, whose product is MIKIVIPDDFPSVISGTPMLERLKPYGEVKVWTTRPESTEELIRRMQGAEVVINIRAYCKFTEEVFQKSPSLRLISIWGTGVDNVDLEAAQRYGVTVTNTPNTSTESVAEHALALMLAVARQIPHLHTQMKKGVWTRGFITQLFGKTAGIIGTGVIGQQTARLCRGIGMQVLAWTYHPSEEKAREIGFTYVPWETLLRQSDVISLHLRLSKTTEGLIGKKEFGLMKPSAIFINTARGAIVQKEALLEALREKKIAGAGLDVFDKEPIDPDDPLLALENVVVTPHCAPSSPEVLERGLSMAVDNVISYLGGTVKNRVV